The Branchiostoma lanceolatum isolate klBraLanc5 chromosome 19, klBraLanc5.hap2, whole genome shotgun sequence DNA segment CGGTGGAGAGACTTAAGGCATGTTTCTGCTATATGTTTCACCAAATTTAGCCAGAGAGCATACAATGGGTAGACCCATATTTTTATCACTTATCAACATGAGCTTGCAAAGGGGGTACTTCTCAGGATGCAAACCTAACTCTACCTTACTGTAACTAGTCAGAAAATGTGTATCATCGTAAGGTGTGAAATATGaagttacagtacagtacagttctGGTTTAGATATAGTCTCAGCGGTAAAGTGATTCTTTTGCTTTTTTGCACACATTTGATGACCTAAGAGTGTCACGATGAACACATTTACTGCAGAATCATCAACACAAAGTGCAACACAAAgtgattttgaagaaaataattACAAATCTAAAAGTACAAATTACTGTTACCACATCAATGCCAATCCCGTACTCTATGGCGTCAAATATGTAACACACGTACATGAACACTATATCAACACAAAGTGCAACACAAAgtgattttgaagaaaataattacaaatctttaaaaagtacaAATTACTGTTGCCACATCAATTCCCCTACTCTGTAGCGTCAAACATGTCGCACATGTCCGTGCCCTCCCAGTCGTACGGCTCGATCCACAGGTAGTTCTGGTACCTGGCCACCATGTGGTCCGGGCAGGTGGAGGTGGACTGTAGCGGGGAGCCGATGTGCTCCAGAACGCCCACTCTGTGGTACGGCGCCATGTAGTAGTGGGCCGGCTTGCTCCTCCCCGTCGCCCCGAACCGGAGCGGGTACTCTGGGTGGCGCGGTGAGCCCGGGCTGGTCGGGGGAGGGCTGTCCTCGATGTGCTCCAGCCCCGGTGGACGAGGGTGGTATAGAGGAGGAGGGAGCGGCGGCGGCTTGCTCAGGCTTCTTACCGGCTTGCAGGAGTGCCACAGCCCGCCGTCAGAGCGGCTCAGGGACAGGTTAGGGGTGACGCCGAAGTTCCATGGCGTCTCGTAGCCATCGTCGCCGTCATCTCTCTTCTCATCCGGGGCGAAGAAGTCGATGGGCTCACAGCTGTAGTACATCGACATAAGCTTGTTCTGTCCGGGCGGCTTGGAGCACTTTGCACTGCCATCTAGGGCCGTTCGTGCCCGCTTCTTGGTGCCACCACAATACGCCTGGTTGTCGCTGCTTGGCAAGTGGCTCAGGGATGTCGTGGTGTTGGTACTGCCTCGACTACTTTTGTCACGGCTGGCATCTGAGCTGCTTCGAGCCCGCTTTTTAGGACAAGACCTTTTGCCACCACGGCGTGAATACTTGTCGACGCTTGGCAGGGTACTGGTATTGGTACTGCCTTGGCCACTTTTGTCAGAACTGGTACCGGAACTGATTAGCGCCAGCTTCTTAGGACCAGCCCTTTTGCCACCGCGGCGTGACTTGCGGCAAATCGACAGGGAGCTCAATGATGACGAACTAGCGCCAGTACTGCCTCGTCCATCTTTGCTAGAACTGTTATTTGAACTGCTTCGCGCCAGTTTCTTAGGGCCAGTCCCTTTGCCCCCGCGGCGTGACTTGCCGTTGCTTGACATGGGACTCGAGGTTGTAGTAGTACTGGCACTGTCTCGCCCACTTTTGCCGGAGCTGGTATTCGAACTGCTTCGCGCCCGTTTTTTAGGACTAGTGATTTTGTCACCACGCTGTGACAAGTCGTTGATCGACAGGGAGCTCGAGGGCGTGATTGTGCCGCTTGTACTGCCTCTTTCACTTTTGCCAGAGCTAGTATCTGATCTGCTTCGTGCCCTTTTCTTAGACGCCGCTCTCCTAGCGCGTGCCCTGCCCATGTCGTTGCTTGACCGGAAGCTCGAGGAACTGCTGCCACTGCCTTGTGTGCTTTCGGAAGATGACCGCACCTTCTTCTGACCGGTCGTGTCTTGTGAAATTTCGGCTTGGTTTTCCGACGACGACTTCGATGAGCCGAACAAGGAGGAGTGGAGAGACCCCGTCGGAGAAACCGGGCGGAAGTCACCGAACGCCTCGTCCAGAAATACCTTGAACCATTCTTCCTGGGACGGGGATGAAGGCGATTCCGTTGTGTTCTTGTTCATTTCTGAACATTCTTGTGATGGTGTGTCACGTTTTGTGGATTCTTGCTTCGTAGTCTTTGAATTTCGACTGCCCTCGCTTTCTGTCGTAAGCAGTGTTGCTAATGCTTCCTCGAGGGTGATCTGATCTTCTTGCGTCGAAGGTGCCAGCGGTTGCGTCACTGTTGCTGGCGCAGCGCTCTCCGACAGGACAGCTGCCGTGGGTGTCACCAAAGGCGCCGACATTGCTGTTCCAGTGCTGTCGTGCCGATGGGATTCTGCTGATGTCTTCTCTGTCGTAGGTCTGACATATCTTTCAGTAACCGATGATGctgtcgttgccatggcaacagcgtGGCTCTTCTCTGGCACCGTTATCTCCGATGACGTAGACATCGTTACGGCTGTCTCAGCGCTGTCCTCGTTCTCTGCTGTCGCATCGACCCCTGCTGACAACGATGCTGTTACTGCTGTGTCGGTCTGATCCTCGCTTGCCTGCTGTTTCATAGCAGCAAACTTGTCCACGTGAGGAACGCTCCAGCCCATGATGCGGCTTTTGAAACACTCCATGCACCAACACTCGTCGTCTGATTCCTCGGACTCGGAGTCGCTGGACCAAACGGAGTGCTGGCGCTTGGCGGGCTCGTCCGCCACTGGGCTGTCTGCGCATGTCTCTACCTGCTGATGGCTGTTGTTCTTGTCGTTTAAGGCATCCaccttctgtaaaaaaaaaaggccaaacaacgccaaaaatagttactcgagcaactggatagaattttgaaacagtcagacgtttcagacagcatccgctgtctttcgtcagtgactaacgatagacaatttaggatgtcttgacgtagtctttaaaagaaaatCAATTCAAGACAAGGCCAAACAACTCTTAATgtactttcacttttagaatcatcatcatatgtAAATGGCATGGGATGATGGATCAGTTCCATAGGATTTAACGTAACTGACGATATGTGTGTGTCAGTTTTAAGGATGTGGATAAAATAACATCATAAACACCCAGCCACACTTCGTGACCAGTTAAtggtaaataaaataaaaaactttttttaggTGACTCAAAGACGAAGATTATCTAAGTACTGAAAAATACtattcaaaacatacaatatGAAATGCTGATGTATTTTTATCGTTAGTGGGAATAATGACCTGTACAGATGACGGTGGAGACGTCAGAGGTGTGGGTGGTGACATCAGAGGTTTGGGTGGTGATGTCAGAGGTTTACGTTGTGACGTCAGCTGCGGCACGTTGTCGGCACGTTTGATCCCAATGCCGTTGTCATGACGACGTGCATCAGTCTCCATGTTGCAGGACAAAACGGAGTTTGGACGTTTCGCAGGCTCCCCGCCTGTACTACTTTTATGAGCGACTTTGTTTTTGGCCCTCACCctctgcaagaaaaaaaaaaggtcactGTAAGGTTAACTTCCATCACATATACATTGCAACTGAAAATCTGAACGTACATTCAGCTTGAGGTTTCGTCCAATGGAAGAGCTGTCAGTAGTGCTAAAGAAGCAGCCAATCAACGTTTGAGTGGCCATCGGAGTAATGAATATTGATGAGAATGTATGTCTTGTTATCAGGGAGAAGCCCGACCTGAAGAACCTCCAGAGGTGTAGGTCGTGACGTCTGAGGTTCTGATTGGCTGTCCGTCCGGACACTATGTTGTACGTCATGAGATGCTGCAGCGACAGCCGTCGCCGCTGGGGGGCATGGTTGAGCACTCCCGGAAATCTGTCACACGAGTAGTAAAGAACTGTATCTTTTAACTAGTTACTGTGAGTACAATAAAGAATGGCGCACATTTCAACGAAACTAATTTTCCCCTACTTTGGCACTCTGTTTCCGTCACATGTAGAATTAAGGAATTTTACTTTGTTTAAGGTTTCAAATCTTAAGCATACTTTCGAGTATTCAAGATGATGGTAATAAAGAGATAGTAAATACGAATGACTAACCTCTTGCGACTGATGTCGGAAGCCTTCATCACGCCTACTCCAGACGGGGTCGCGGCTAGGGCGCAAAAGCTCAGCTCTAGCATCATGACCAGAGCGTCCCCTGTCAGCTCTGTCTACGGTACTCAACGGAGGGACCACGGGGGGTGCTGTATTCTTCTGGCCGCTAGGGGGCATCCCTGGCTGGCTCAGCTTGTGTTGATGACGTCCATCCGGACGAGTTGAGGAAACCGGCATCTTCTGTCCCAACTCCGCTGTACATGCGGTATGAGGCCCGGGCGGTTCTGCGTAGCGCGTACCATTTCGTCCGGAGTTCACAGCTTTCTCACTGGCTCGCTGAGCGGCGAGCGTCTTCAGTATCTGGTCTTTTCCGCCCTTCTCTTTCGCCATTTTGACGAAGTCGGCGAGGGTCATCCCGGTGCGGGATCTTGGTGACGTCGGCTGGTACGTGATGACGTCATGCCCGTGACGTACAGCTTTAGCCCTGACGTCTTCCCCAACGGAAGGAGGTTTGGACTGGGTTGGTCCTGTAGCGTTAGTAACAACAGGATATGAAGAAGAATTGATTGTACGACGTGCATTCAACCCCTGGCGAGTTTCTGAGCCCTTAGTTGCCTCAAGTTGGGACGACGTCGGGCGGCGTGGATGGATGCTCATCTTCTTTAACGAATACTCTGCCGTGAGGGGACATATGGCCCTGTTGCGGGCCCGGATTCTAGCCGTGACTTCTGCAAGTCGTTGCTCCTCGGATAGGCTTCGGCGATCAGTAGTGTTCCTCTTATTCGTCTCATCCGAGACTTCAGAAGTGTGGGCAGTCGCAGATGGTACGAAAGTTGCTCTAGCAACCACCTTGCTCTTGTGAACGGCAGATCTCTTGAGGTTAGCCTTGTACTGTTCGTAAGAAATGCGACGCCTGCCGTCGACTTTGCGTACTTCGCGACAGGACTCGTCCGTGTTGGAAGACCGTTGCTCGAGGCTCCCAGTGTCACCATGGCCCGTAGATTTGTTTCCACGCACAACAACGTACTCCTTGTTGTGACGTCCTGCGCTGGCTGTCCCCTTGGCTGTCGGGTGAGGAGACGACGCCACGCGGCGGAGCTTCAGTACTACATGAGGGGGAGACGGTCGcctcttttccttttttgacCGCACAGCGGGGAGGTGAGCTGCCGAAGACGTGGAAGACTTCTTGCGGTGTGAGTGAGGCTTCCTGTGACGCTGTCTGCCCCGGCTGGGGGTCCCCTCATCGCCCGAGGAGTCCTCGGAGTCAGCGTCGCTGGACAGCCAAGGCGACCTGTGGGGTTTGTGCCTTCGGTCTCTGCGGTTTGTGTCAACACTACGCGTTGGTACGGCGGTCTGTAAATGTACGACGTTACGACTATGAACATATATAAACAGCAGTCATTTATAATCGGATAAATAAAACCAGTCACACGAACCTGTCCCTGTTGCAGAccaccattcacacacaggtaaacatgtctgttcttggtgctgaacactatccacacacatagGTGAAcaagcctgtccctggtgctgaacactatccacacatagGAGGTGAGcatgcatgtccttggtgctgaacaccatccacacataggaGGTGAACAAgcctgtccccggtgctgaacactatccacacacagatgagcatgcctgtccctggtgctgaatactatcCACATACAgctaaacatgcctgtccttggtgctgaacaccatccacagacAAGAAAGCACACATCGACAAGGAAACAGTGTTGAACAGATAACAAGAAAGCTACACACATGTCAGTGGCCACAGAATAGCATTTATAGTAGACTTTCACTATCTACATTTGATACACTACCGGTATCGTAAGTTAGTGAACTGCGTGTGTTGTTAGCGAGGCTGACTACAATAAGGAGTGTTTGAATCATACACATTTCTTCGTAGTCAGTAAATCTAACATCAGTAACGTTACAGTGTGTTTTGTGGTTATAATGAACCGTGAGTGTCGTTACCTTGTTGTCAGACTGGGTACTGAAAGCTTGGTCCTCATCTGCACGCTGTGGACGGACCGCTCCTTGAGAAATAGCACACAGAACCGTTAATGAAAGGATAATTCTTTTGTTAGTTACCAGTAGGCACTTAGATCAATCAACAAGTGATGGATACCTGTCAATCTGACACGAAAATATGATGATGCTCACCTGACCGTCCTTCCCTTTCCTCTCGCTCTTCTCTGTGGAGAAACTGTCTCTGTTTCGTCGACTTGTCGACATCATTTGCCAAATGGGCACTGTAATTCCTCTCCTTTACCGGTTTTGCCATATTTGACACCAAACTATCTTTGGCTCTTCGTGATATCTCGCTAAACCCACTCGCCAGGGGCACGTACAAGAAAAGCGTGCGTTCGTGGCGAAGGTGTTTTCTACAATGTTTACTAAGCAGAAACGGTTGCCAGGTTCGAATTGAGACATGAAGGTGTTCTGGAACAGGGAATTGTCGGGAGTGGCGTTCGATTAGCGTTACCCCAGATGACCCCGAACTGGGCACCATTCGAGAACAAAAAACATCGTATTGAAA contains these protein-coding regions:
- the LOC136425144 gene encoding serine-rich adhesin for platelets-like yields the protein MSTSRRNRDSFSTEKSERKGKDGQERSVHSVQMRTKLSVPSLTTSRNVVHLQTAVPTRSVDTNRRDRRHKPHRSPWLSSDADSEDSSGDEGTPSRGRQRHRKPHSHRKKSSTSSAAHLPAVRSKKEKRRPSPPHVVLKLRRVASSPHPTAKGTASAGRHNKEYVVVRGNKSTGHGDTGSLEQRSSNTDESCREVRKVDGRRRISYEQYKANLKRSAVHKSKVVARATFVPSATAHTSEVSDETNKRNTTDRRSLSEEQRLAEVTARIRARNRAICPLTAEYSLKKMSIHPRRPTSSQLEATKGSETRQGLNARRTINSSSYPVVTNATGPTQSKPPSVGEDVRAKAVRHGHDVITYQPTSPRSRTGMTLADFVKMAKEKGGKDQILKTLAAQRASEKAVNSGRNGTRYAEPPGPHTACTAELGQKMPVSSTRPDGRHQHKLSQPGMPPSGQKNTAPPVVPPLSTVDRADRGRSGHDARAELLRPSRDPVWSRRDEGFRHQSQERVRAKNKVAHKSSTGGEPAKRPNSVLSCNMETDARRHDNGIGIKRADNVPQLTSQRKPLTSPPKPLMSPPTPLTSPPSSVQKVDALNDKNNSHQQVETCADSPVADEPAKRQHSVWSSDSESEESDDECWCMECFKSRIMGWSVPHVDKFAAMKQQASEDQTDTAVTASLSAGVDATAENEDSAETAVTMSTSSEITVPEKSHAVAMATTASSVTERYVRPTTEKTSAESHRHDSTGTAMSAPLVTPTAAVLSESAAPATVTQPLAPSTQEDQITLEEALATLLTTESEGSRNSKTTKQESTKRDTPSQECSEMNKNTTESPSSPSQEEWFKVFLDEAFGDFRPVSPTGSLHSSLFGSSKSSSENQAEISQDTTGQKKVRSSSESTQGSGSSSSSFRSSNDMGRARARRAASKKRARSRSDTSSGKSERGSTSGTITPSSSLSINDLSQRGDKITSPKKRARSSSNTSSGKSGRDSASTTTTSSPMSSNGKSRRGGKGTGPKKLARSSSNNSSSKDGRGSTGASSSSLSSLSICRKSRRGGKRAGPKKLALISSGTSSDKSGQGSTNTSTLPSVDKYSRRGGKRSCPKKRARSSSDASRDKSSRGSTNTTTSLSHLPSSDNQAYCGGTKKRARTALDGSAKCSKPPGQNKLMSMYYSCEPIDFFAPDEKRDDGDDGYETPWNFGVTPNLSLSRSDGGLWHSCKPVRSLSKPPPLPPPLYHPRPPGLEHIEDSPPPTSPGSPRHPEYPLRFGATGRSKPAHYYMAPYHRVGVLEHIGSPLQSTSTCPDHMVARYQNYLWIEPYDWEGTDMCDMFDATE